CCCAGTAAAGAACACCTtcgctgttgaagcctttctGGCGagctcctccttctccttgacCTGTTGTCCACGTTCGTCGAGGGCGTTACTGAATCGTCCCCTCAGATCCCAAGAGGCTAATCTCAAGACCTTCCTCGTCTCTCGGCTTATCCTTTCCGAGTGCGTGTCAATGAATGAAGTCTCTTCCTCGCCATGATCACGAAGAATAGACGCTTTGACACGCCTACCGATAGTCTTCGGAATGGAGTTGGGGAGTTCAAGGACAAGATAAGCCGTGAGACCAATCGTAACGGCGCCTAGGACAGGTGCAGCCCACTTCTTCACACTCTCATTGCCAAAGAGATCCGTGACACGAATCAAACCCTCGATGACGCCCTTGGCACCGACAGCTTGCCCACCGACCATCGTGAGTGCACCGACACCAACACTGACGAGACCAAGAGCAGTAGGTGTAGGTGAATCTTCCTCCTTCTGCGCACTGTGTCCATCACCGAAGTACAGCCAGAACTGGTGATGAACATCGAAGAGGTCAAGGAATGTAGTCTCAAGCAAATCAGCTCGATGCGCAAGACCAATTCCGAGATTATGAACACCTCCAGCAACGACTGCGTTACCATGAGATGATGTCCTTCTGCTTTTCATAGCACTCTTGCCCCGTCGAACTGCACTAAACATGGCTTCAGGAACAAACACACGCTTGTTCCTTTCCACGCCGTCGGGAAGATGTGAATCGGCGAGTGACTTGATCTTCTCAACACCACCGACTGTAATCAATCTGGCCTCATCTTCAGCCAGCTTGACGGCAGCATCAATAGATGCGATAAGTGCTCGCCGTACATCCCGAGCATAGTTCCAAACCCCGAGAAGGCCGGGATAAGAAGGCATAGCAACAGCAGGCTTGTCGACACCAAGTCTACCTTGTTCCACTCGTTTCAAAGCAAAGTTAAGAACAGACTTGGTCCTGACATTGGCAGCACTCGtgccttcctcttctactgcATCCAAACCGTCTTCAAGTGCGTCCCGACCAGCTTTCATCTTTTCTAAAACAGGTTTAACCTGTGAAAGCTCTGCATTAGCTTGCTCGAGCTCGGAATTGGCAACGATGGCATTGGCGCCAGCAAGGAGGTCGACGTCGCAGAGCAGGTTGGAAAGGTATGTGCTGACGGGCTGAAGCTTGGATTTCGAACGCTTGACGAGAACAAAGGATCTTAATGAAGACTCGAGGTCATCGAATGAGGGGTTGGCAGTGTACGGTTGTAAAGCTGCAGCAGAGTCTACGAAATGAACCAAATCCTCTGCATCTTCGTATGTGCGGGGACTAAGCGCCTTGATCTGTTCAAGAACGAGCTTTCGGCACTTGTCCTTGTTCTTGATTTGATCATACTtgttgacgacgatgaaaAGGTATGCTTTCTCCTTGCTCGCGTTGATGAGGAATTCGCGAGCAGAAAGTGTGAAGTGATTTTCGGCCGATACGACGAAAACAACGACATCGATCTCTTCCTGTCTGGCGAATAAGGCGGTAGTCTTCAGACTGTCGCGGTTGAGACCAGGGGCGTCGATGAGGGAGATGTCGACGACGCCGTTGTTGAGGAGAGACTCGGAAGGTGTACGAGTGTCGGCGAGGTAGAGCTTGAGCAGACGCTCCGAGTCCTCATTGTCGCCAACGATGTCCTCCAGCTCGGAAAGGGAAGCGCGAGTAAAGGTCGACTCGTCGTGAATGTCGTAGACAGCACCGTCCTTGATAATGTGCACTTCCTCCTTCCCTTGATTTTCGGCGGCATCGTGGACCTCACAGAAGGCAGTGGTACATGGTTGTTGATCAACGGGCATGACTTCGCGTCGGAGTAGTGCGTTGACGAACGTAGATTTGCCGGCATTGAGGTCGCCAGTAACGAGAACCTTAGATGATGTATCCTCGACTCGTAACCGCAGCTTGTCCACATGACTGAGCGAAGATTCAATACGGTCATCGAGGAGGTTTGCGATAGATGCTTTCTCGAGTTGAGAGACCAGTGAAGCTGCCCTCGAAGAACTGTTGGCGCCAAGTTTAAGGTCGAGACGGAGGACGTGGAAGTCGGAAGATGGAAGGAGGCCGTCTTCAATGTTAGAGGTCTGTTCCTCTTCTGCCTCGTCCTTAGCATCGGGGATGGATGAGAGGGTCACAGAGCGCGTCAAGCCTTGCTTGACAACCACTTCGGTCTCAGAAGTGGGGTCATCGGCAAATGACATCGAGCGGCGCAAAGACCGAAGGCGAGAAGGCGTTTCTGGTTGAGCGAAAGCACACTCTCGTAATTGAGGGTATCTGACAATCCATTCCTCCTTGTTGAATTTTCGGATTTCGTTTAGGACGGATTTGGTGGAATCCAAGGCATTCACCAATCTGACAGCAATCAGTCGACGGTCATAACAAGTAATTTCTCTGGAGATCACCTATCCTTGTGCTCAACGTAGGCCTCCTGCACATCCTCCACCTTCAACTGGCGCTCGCCCATCATGCTGCTGAAGTTTGCGAGTTCCTTGACAGGGGATGACACGCGTGATGGAAAATATGATTGAGACATGACTCTTTTTTGCGATTATTAGCGTTTACAGAGTTGGGATTGACGCTGGGAGCTTCCAGCTAAGCACTTATTAAGCACTCGTGAGCGAGTTAGAGTCTTGTCGTTGCTGTCTAGAAAAATGATGGGGAAAGATGGGAGGTAATGATGACAAATCGCATTCCGGTTCAACCCACGAGTAAATAAAGGTAAACGATGTGAAATCGGACCTTACCTCCTATAAGGAGAAGGCCGTAGCCGGCGGGCCCTGTATCCTAGTTCTACTGTACGGTCTACTCAAGAGTCGCTGAGACGTCTGCACCATGTCGAACGGTCCATCTCCTTGAGCAGGATATGCACGGACTTCATTAGAAGGCAACTCATAAAATCGTACTTAAACCAAAGGGAATCAATCGCAGGGGCTCCGAAACACAGATACAAGGCGAAGCACAAACAACCGCAGGCAGGATCATAGTGGGTTAGAAGGATATGAGATTTGGGAGGACTGCAGGCATTGACGAGAACAAAGACGCAGGAGGGGCAGCGGCCGTTGTAGTTGACGGATGGTGGGGCATTTCATCTACTTCGTGGGGGATACACTGTTCTGATACCTGCTGGATCCAACTTAGGAACTCCATTGCTCACATATGGTCGATAACAAATTTTCAACCTTCAATCACAACATTCCACGTTAATTCTCGCTGCACCCATGCTAGTCGATCTTCTCGATTCCCACCTGCTCGCACCGTAGGAAGTCACGGCTACTGTTATTGCGAGGAATCGCTTTCTCCGGCAGCCTGATATTCAGAATCAGGCCAGGAAACATTTGACCCGCTAGTGGAGAGGGAATAACCGGACTGTTACCCACAGTGGTATATGTGATGGGGGCGCACGGACGATGATATCACCACATCGCGTGAAGGTTTGATGCAAAAGAGGCTATTGCAGTTTAGTGCCTAGCGTTCTCGCTATACATGTCGTCAATATCCCAAGTGGTTATTCTTGACAACAATGCTGGGTACTTTCCAACACGGTACTTCAGTAAGGTTACTTCCATAATGTCCCTGATTCGCTCatgttgaatattgaatctcTCTAGAACAACTCCGAAACTATTCTTCGATCCACTTGACAAACGCCTTCGCACTCATTTACATAAGGGCCGGGTCAatcttgaacgtttgaacaacAGCTCGTTATCTCGCTTGGACCGGTGAAGAGTTCCAATCCCTTGCCATAACTTTTTGAACTTACTTCGAACTCTAGTTATGAGTAAAGTGTGGGTGATTTGCACTTCCAACATTCGTTTTGTCTCAATCATTCTGGGCCAGTTTCGAACGGCATGCTTCTAATCATGCTGTCTTTGTCACTCAAGTTTTTATCTCATGATTTCAGATTGAAATCCCAAGAAATTCACAATGTACAGCGCTGGAAACGAACCAGTATATCCGCAGAAGGCCGCTAGAAAGATAGTGGATTTGGTGACCACTTTCCTTGACCAGGATCCAGGCACAAGTACGCAACATAGAGGAGTGGAACACGTTTGGGATGAGAACAAATGTCGATGTCTGATGGAAGAATGGGAATGGATCCATTCATTTTGGATTATTCCTATTCACGCTCGTTATGACCTACCCATGCTACTACGCATAGTAGGTGACGTAGTCGAGAAGCTTCTCATTCCGTGTGCAGCACCTATGACTGAGGGTTCTGCTATAAAAGCACTTCCAATGCGAACGACGTACATTCACACAGTATGTCAGGGTCGATCTGCGAACCTAATCTTGGGGATTTGGACGTACTCATTGTCGGTGCGGGTTTTAGTGGTTGTTACAACCTCCACAAACTGCGCAAGCTAGGATGCTCTGTGAAGATATTCGAAGCCGGGACCGATCTGGGGGGTGTATGGCATCAGAACTGTTATCCTGGTGCAAGGGTCGATTCGCGTGAGTTGACTCTTGTCCGTTGTTGCGATTTTTGTTTTGCCGACTATTTTCTTACATTCGTGCCTTAGATGTTCCGCTTTACGAGTTCTCCATGGAGGAGTTGTGGAAAGACTGGTCTTGGAGTGAGAAATTTCCCGGATACGCCGAAATCCAGAAGTATTTCCAACATGTGGATTCGAAGCTCGATTTGAAGAGGGACATCCATTTCAATACTCGCGTTGTGGCCGCTCATTATGATGTGGAATACGACCGCTGGAACGTAAGAGCTGAAAATGGACTGCTCGCTCGACCtcgtttccttcttctttgcaCGGGCTTTGCTGCAAAGGAATACATCGCTCCCTTCAAAGGCATCGAAACTTTCGAGGGTATCTGTCACCACACGGCGAAGTGGCCTCGGGAGGTTGTTCCCTTAGCCGGGAGGCGAGTTGCGGTCATTGGTACAGGATCGAGCGGAGTACAAGTTATCCAGGAAATAGCGCCGATTGTAAAACACCTCACGGTCTTCCAGCGTACACCCAATTTGGCACATCCAATGAGGCAGACGAAACTGGACGAAAAGGGGCAACAAAAagcaaagcgactctacccTACGATATTTAAGAGGAGATTACAGACATTCCGTACGCGCTTTTGACTTGCACCCAACATTCATCCACTGACGCTACTTGACCTTATGCATAATTATAAGCTGGGCTTGACGACAACTTCCAACCAAAAGATTTTTATTCCGCTTCGCCAGAGGAACGCCGGCTGCATATGGAGGACCTCTGGAATCGTGGTGGTGTACGATTCTTCATCGGTAACTACCAGGACATTCTCTTGAACGAGAGAGCCAACAATGAAATTTATGAGTTCTGGAAGGAGAAAGTTCGCGAACGAATTGATGACCCTGTCAACCAAGAACTTCTTGCACCTACCAATCCTCCTCATCCAGTTGGCACCAAACGCGCATCTCTGGAGCAGACGTACTATGAGGTATACAACCAGCCCAACGTCAGCCTCATTGACGCTGGGAAAACCCCTATCGTCGAAATAACGCCAGACGCTGTCGTAACCAGCGATGGTGTTCATCACCAAGTGGATATCATTGTTCTCGCCACAGGGTTCGATAGCATCACAGGCTCACTAACTCAAATAGATATTCGGGGGGTCGACGGTACGACCATCAAGGACAAGTGGGCGAAGGGGGTATATACACACTTGGGCATGACTACCGCGAACTTCCCAAACATGTTCTTTTTCTACGGAGCTCAAGCCCCTACAGCGTTTAGCAACGGTCCAACTTGCATTGTGCGTACGTGGTTCTGTCCATTCATGATCATAGTTCTAACTTCTGAGTCTTCTGACTCGCGTTTTGATTAGGAGGTGCAAGGAGATTGGGTGACAGCGTGTATCGAACACATGCTAACCAATGGTTTTACGCGCATCGAAGCGACCCGGGAGGCAGAAGAGGAATGGCGTAACATGGTGTTATCCGGTTCCAGTCAAGCCCTCTTCCATAAGGCGAAATCATGGTATCTTGGTGCCAACATTCCCGGAAAACCTATCGAGCAACTCAATTTTGTTGGTGGCGTCCCATTATACAATAGTATCTGTCGGGAGAAAGCCGAGAAGGGATACGAAGGTTTTGTACTAGCGGAGCCCCGAACCGAGTGTTCGTGCTGAACACGTGGGAACCCTTCCTGTATCACGGGATCGTGTACTCGTTAGTTTCTGAACAGTGACACCTTTCTACGTTTCTTCAATCTTGCTCTCCCGTCACAATACTTAAGTTTAGCACGTCATGCAACCTCTTCTGCATAATCTCCATTTACGACGTCTTTCTCGAAAACGACTCCTTGAAGCTGCAAAGTCGGAGGCTCGTTAGCCCTCATGCCATCTCAG
This genomic window from Marasmius oreades isolate 03SP1 chromosome 8, whole genome shotgun sequence contains:
- a CDS encoding uncharacterized protein (BUSCO:EOG09260RGH), with the protein product MSQSYFPSRVSSPVKELANFSSMMGERQLKVEDVQEAYVEHKDRLVNALDSTKSVLNEIRKFNKEEWIVRYPQLRECAFAQPETPSRLRSLRRSMSFADDPTSETEVVVKQGLTRSVTLSSIPDAKDEAEEEQTSNIEDGLLPSSDFHVLRLDLKLGANSSSRAASLVSQLEKASIANLLDDRIESSLSHVDKLRLRVEDTSSKVLVTGDLNAGKSTFVNALLRREVMPVDQQPCTTAFCEVHDAAENQGKEEVHIIKDGAVYDIHDESTFTRASLSELEDIVGDNEDSERLLKLYLADTRTPSESLLNNGVVDISLIDAPGLNRDSLKTTALFARQEEIDVVVFVVSAENHFTLSAREFLINASKEKAYLFIVVNKYDQIKNKDKCRKLVLEQIKALSPRTYEDAEDLVHFVDSAAALQPYTANPSFDDLESSLRSFVLVKRSKSKLQPVSTYLSNLLCDVDLLAGANAIVANSELEQANAELSQVKPVLEKMKAGRDALEDGLDAVEEEGTSAANVRTKSVLNFALKRVEQGRLGVDKPAVAMPSYPGLLGVWNYARDVRRALIASIDAAVKLAEDEARLITVGGVEKIKSLADSHLPDGVERNKRVFVPEAMFSAVRRGKSAMKSRRTSSHGNAVVAGGVHNLGIGLAHRADLLETTFLDLFDVHHQFWLYFGDGHSAQKEEDSPTPTALGLVSVGVGALTMVGGQAVGAKGVIEGLIRVTDLFGNESVKKWAAPVLGAVTIGLTAYLVLELPNSIPKTIGRRVKASILRDHGEEETSFIDTHSERISRETRKVLRLASWDLRGRFSNALDERGQQVKEKEELARKASTAKVFFTGMGKKTEEIRINGHLGIDA